CCGCACCGGCTGCCAGGGGCGCACCGCCACGCCGGAGAGGTGAGCGTAGCGGGTGGTGTAGCCGTTCGGGTGCTGAACCTCCACCATGTTGCCGTATCCGCCGCGAACCGCCGCGAATGACACGCTTCCGTCCGCCGTGGCGCGCACCGGCGTGCCGTAGCGGGCGGCGTAGTCGATGCCCGTGTGGGGGAGAATGCGGTTCAGGATGGGGTGCATGCGGTTCATCCGGAACGGCGACGTCACCCGCAGCACGTCCAGCGGCCCCGACCAGGGCGTGGCGTCCAGCGACTGCCCGCCGTCGTCGTAGTAGCCCGGCGTCTTGGCGGTCTCGTACAGGAAAACGGTGTGCAGCCCGCCGCCCACCGCGGCCTGCGCCGCCAGCACCTGGATGGACCGCGTGCTTCCGTCCGGCCGCTTCACCCGCTCGTACGCCACCTTCAGCCGCCCGCCCGTCTCCAGCTTTCGCTCGCGCAACACGGGGACGAAGATCTTGTCGAGGTGGCGGCCCACCATATCGCGCTCGGCATCCGTCAGGTCGCTGGCGATCACGCGCAGCGCGTCGCGAAAGCTTCCGCGCGCAAACCCGCCGATCAAAAGCGTGTCGATGCTGACGGGAATGGCGCGCGCCGCCGGCAGACGGACCGCGGCCTCGTCCGGCTCCGCACCCGGCCCAGCCAGGGCGACGGCGGAGGTAACGGCGAGCACCGCCGCCGCGATGATCGCGGTGGCGAGTCCGGGCGGCTTGATGCCGCGGGGCGTAGAGGGTCGGAATGCGGTCATACTCTGCCGGCGGAGGGCCGGCACCTGCGACGGGTACAGGGATGTGCGGATGACGCAACAAGAT
This Longimicrobium sp. DNA region includes the following protein-coding sequences:
- a CDS encoding M23 family metallopeptidase; its protein translation is MTAFRPSTPRGIKPPGLATAIIAAAVLAVTSAVALAGPGAEPDEAAVRLPAARAIPVSIDTLLIGGFARGSFRDALRVIASDLTDAERDMVGRHLDKIFVPVLRERKLETGGRLKVAYERVKRPDGSTRSIQVLAAQAAVGGGLHTVFLYETAKTPGYYDDGGQSLDATPWSGPLDVLRVTSPFRMNRMHPILNRILPHTGIDYAARYGTPVRATADGSVSFAAVRGGYGNMVEVQHPNGYTTRYAHLSGVAVRPWQPVRQGDVVGYVGASGLATGAHLHYEVRRKGQPVDPKIATQFQGATEQVGYDAQWRTERRVLARLLARTPTVVRR